CAGCATTTaagaaaaatgaatattttgtttgaaacattacTGTTTGGTATATCTTCTCCAAAACCTAGATTAAGGGTTCTTAATCTCATGTTGTTTGAAATGCACCCATTGGCAAAAATGCAAGACCCAACTAACTTGTATGCTTAAGACAAAAAATGCTTGGTTATAGCTTATAGAACATttcctttcttttttttcacttaTAACAtatcatcattttttatttatcttttcgtaACCAATAGCAAAagtcataattttttaaaaatgaagaaagtaaaatcaacagcaaaatgacagtctttAAATCCACTATACACATCAGTATAAAACACTCTAATATAAAGACAAAAATGCAGCATTAACCAGTTAGTATCTTGACACATTAGCAAATCTCCTATTACAGTATGAATAGAGACGCCAAGCAAAACTTGGAGTTGGATTGGAGCGATAAACTAGATGCTCATAACATTGATGATAAATGTGGAAGGTTGAACAACCAATCAACTGACATTCAATATCATCCAAACTCTGCTAAGTTTGAGGACAAGTAagtgaatggatgtaacttacttattctggcatggctggaaaacaacagtcaatgggtgttcggttttatacactttgtgtcagcttacgagtaagtatgttactttgtaagtgaccactaggttggagcaattgttgttaagtgttttgcccaaggacacatacgcccccaatggtagcagcgatgagccttggactcattacctctggatcACAGGCAGACTcgctaaccactatgtcaTGGAGCCAGTGAATGTGCTGTGATAGTGTTTAAGTTATCTACAGCGgaacaaaaacaactgtatCGTTAAGATTTTTACTATATGAaggtgtattttaaaaaacatagcattttgttctgtattttttatgtaagaaAGTTATCATTACTCTTGGCTTCTGTAATATACAAGTCATTTggtgtgttaaaaaaaaaacgattttttagtCTCTtcaactaatttttttaaactttatactAGGCTTACTTTTTactaataaataattttgaatattgataattttaaaatatttagtaatttaaaaatattcaacaatttaaaaatattgaataataaaaaataataaataattttaaaacattaaaaaagccCAAAATTTCACCAGCTCCTCAACACCGGAGACATGGGCGCAGTTTACGCACGATAACATCGTTCGTGCTGAGCGAGAGAGAATGGCATCCATCAACCTTCGTTCGTTGATCGATAACGTTCTCCATGATACATCAGATGATCTGAGAGAGCAATGTAACTCGGTGAATGAAGCGTTCGCAAAGAGAGTTGAAGAGATGAATGATGCGAAGATTAAACTGGAAAACCATCTGCAGAAGGtgatttattcatgttttgcttttttatgtaaaatatttatttaatgtctTGTTCGGAAGATGATTCTGGTTTCTTATtctttttgatatttttatatgaatgacaaaaaaatgtccAAATAAAGACAACTTGTCCCACTAGGACTACTTCCTGTTTATAAGGCAGAAACTGTCTCTACAAAACAAATGTGCATCATACAGTTCCACAACTATTTACAGCCTATAAATGtcacacatataaaaaaaacgtgcGAGTTGCATATAAACATCcctaaaatgtaatatttacaaatgtcACTATAAATGGCTTAAATTATTTGCAATACGTTTACTAAGTAGCCTAAGTTTTACATTCCCTTGTACTATCCAGGTGTTGATTGAGATTGGCAACCAGGAGCACAACATAGCCATGTTAAAGGATGCAATCAATGATAAAGAAGCTCCGATGCAAGTCTCACAAACTCGTCTGCACCACAGAACGTACAGACCGAGTGTGGAGCTTTGCAGGGATCCTGTGCAGTACAGGTTCATGCTACTTTTTTTGTGAAAGGCTCCATTTTAGTCTGCAAATTTCCTAATTTGTATACTAAATTTCTCAAATTAAATAGTTAagataacaaaacatattgtttttataggtTAGGTTAAGCATGGCATAGTTTTAAGAATcctttttttttgcatatttgtggtttaatatataaattaaagctttcattttaaatcaatttgcGTATGCATTTAGTTGCTTTCACTTCAAAGTTTAaagcaatatatttgttttattttttttttacttgctACCAGCATTACAAAACTActggtaaaataaatgttttatattcaaacttATTTACTTTCCCTACCATTAGGCTTGTATCTGAGGTTGGTGAGATCACGGACAGCATCGAGAAACTCAAGTTCCGTCTATCTGAGGCAGAACGATCACTGCACGAGTTGGAAGACACAAGGATGGCGTTGGAAAAGGAAATCGCCATCAAAACAAACAGCTTGTTCATCGACAGGGAGAAGTGCATGACGGTACGCACCAGATACCCCACAGTTATCAAGCTATCTGGTTACCAATAACTCAGTTCGATTTGCGTTTGGAtttgaaacaatatttactgCTTGTTCTGCACAAATTCTTCACTGTATTATAAACAGCCACACTAATTACTGGAAGCATCTTTGCTTCGTTGAGGATTTTAGAATTTGCCATTACCTGGTTTTCTTCCGTGTTATTTCACTGCTCTTCATGTACATAGAATGAAAGAgattacaataaacacaacgCACTTCACACAACatgattgtttgttttgtaacattcGCCATAGAAGGCAGCCAAGGTTAATATCCAAAAAGTTGTGCTGACCTTTATATACACAGATTTGCCTATTGACAATACACTTCTAATAATATTATGGTAAAGAGGCAACTCTACTCTAGCTTTAGTCTAGGTCATCAGGTATACAAGAGGTTACATAGGCCTGAAcctaacttttaatttttttttcaacttgAGACTTCTTTAGATTGTGGACAACCCCTTTTTAAATTCCAGGATACGCCTTTACCTGGCATGCCCACCTTATTACTTTACCACACTTCAGAGCTTGtagtcaattttaaaaaatttcaataaCTACAATCACAATCAGTTATCAAACCAAACAAAATGCCATCACACACTTGGCTTTATTGTCAATTGCGATTACAACAATAGGCAATGGTGGAAAGAAATTTCTGCACTGCTCAGAAAGTAAACAACCAATACAACCATAGaagtttttataactttttaacaaaCGTTACCATTATATGGGACAACTATATTGAATTGGTGATCTATTTTGCTAatatatagtaccgtggggaaagatgggacaccttgagcacataatatccaaacatcttgATCAAATTTTAagcaattagcaacggtctatgaaagtcgtgaggatacggttttataattctccgaatgttctttgcttactaccaaatggtatgagaaaatagaatagaaaaggtttcccatcttctcccaccctactgtactacAAGCTTCAGCTTTCGCGGTAATGAAAACGCCAAGTTTGCTTATAAATTATCGAGTTATTACTCGCATAGAAATAACTACATCACGCAACAAGCAACACAAAACGCTCAGAGAATCCagattagaaaaaaaaacttaaaagcaGCATGCTTGCTTTTAACCAGTTTAGGAGCattaagtttataatattacaGTCGTTAGAGCTCAGTTTCATACAAGATAAATACCACTTAGAAAAATTAATGAATACGAAATGTTATCTGTAAGAAGTGCAAAAGTGCAAGTTACTGgtaaatttttgaaagttattttgttCAGTTGCTGTAACTAGCTTGGGAATTAATGTAAATTAGGTTTACCAAGGTTACGAAAAGTCCGTACCTACTAAATCGAAAATATACAATACTATTCGAAAAGCAGATTTTTTAGCAGCAGACAGTAGAAGCCTAGAGGGTATACATGGGTgtcaaaattgcaaaaaaacttttatttttttagaatacgCGGAGAGATACCTCGCCTAGTTAGATATCTgcttatatatgtatgtacataaataaatatgtagcTTACTACATATAAATTGAAGCATTTTGAACAAAAAGCGACCCGaatcttacaagttaccaacgAGTTGCTTAATTAGCAGAAAGAACTTATtcgaatgaaaaaaaaacagacttaatgttgaaatattaaactaacaTGCAGAGATAACACATCAGCCAAGATCAATTCTGCGATAATAGAGCAAGTAAGCCGTTCGTGAAGGGTTATGTCGTGTAACCTGAAATGAAATGTCAgcatacataagttacatagcTAATGTTTACATTAATAGTT
The DNA window shown above is from Ciona intestinalis chromosome 3, KH, whole genome shotgun sequence and carries:
- the tektinA1 gene encoding tektin A1 (The RefSeq protein has 3 substitutions compared to this genomic sequence) — translated: MAAAEVLLKTEPAPQSIPVDALGKKEHCIPINTGSYTSHGLATAGFRSSKYTPDEWHQNNYSKFYQSFSDRDNAERIQHESKKLANETLAITNRTQADVTKKLGERIHDINFWKFELQREIDDLIAETELLFQQKVRLEKALDATEIPMQIATDNLECRFRRQGPDLVKDNVEIQLLREVDLLKSVQDLLKRTIEQTKNQIRMNRDAKQNLELDWSDKLDAHNIDDKCGRLNNQSTDIQYHPNSAKFEDNSSTPETWAQFTHDNIVRAERERMASINLRSLIDNVLHDTSDDLREQCNSVNEAFAKRVEEMNDAKTKLENHLQKVLIEIGNQEHNIAMLKDAINDKEAPMQVSQTRLHHRTYRPSVELCRDPVQYRLVSEVGEITDSIEKLKFRLSEAERSLHELEDTRMALEKEIAIKTNSLFIDREKCMTVRTRYPTVIKLSGYQ